The genome window GCCCGCGCTGAAGCGCTGGGCGGTGCCGGAATGCGGGTCGAGGGCGCCGGCCCCTATGTGCTCCAGGCCGCGCTCGCCGCCTGCCACGCCCGCGCGCGCCGGGCCGCCGATACCGACTGGCCGCGCATCGCCGCGCTGTATGACCGGCTGCGCGTCGTGATGCCTTCGCCGGTGGTCGATCTCAATCGCGCAATCGCCTACAGCATGGCCTTCGGGCCCGAAGCGGGCCTCAAGCTGGTCGAAGAGATCGCCGATGCCGGAGCTCTCCGCGACTATGCGCCCATGCCGGCTGCGAGGGGTGACTTTCTGTTCCGGGCCGGCCGCCTGGCCGAGGCGCGTTCGGAATTCGAGGTGGCGGCGGCGCTGACCCGTAACGTGCGGGAAAGGACCTTTCTCCTCGCGCGGGCGGTCGCCTGCGACCGCGAGCCCTGACTCTCGTTCCTGGGGCGCTGCTCTGAGAGGCAGGAGCCGCCGGTCCGTTCCCTGCCAAGAGTTCTTAACGGACTGCCACACGCTACTCGGTTGGCTCGAAAGAACCGTATTCAAGTCAACGGTTGGATGCCTTGTGAGGCATGAAGTGGAAGGCAAGGACGAGCGCAAGTGGGTGGCGAGGGGGTACCCTAGCTAGGGCATCGATGTAAATATTATGGCGGGCATGGAGGTAGAACTGCGAAATATTTGCAGTGCGTTTCGTAGCCCGAGAACCCTTGAGACAGAAAACAGATAATAAACTTGCAGTTGGATCTCCGCAATGCTATAATATTGACATTATGGCCAGGAGAACGGCGCCAGTCCTACCGTCAACGCTTGAACGCCTCCGCCAGCTGGGGAGTCGATTGATGCTCGCGCGAAAGAGACGGCGATTGACGGCGAAGCTGGTCGCAGCCCGCGCCGGAATGTCTCCAATGACTCTCCGTAGCCTAGAAATGGGTGGCGCCGGCGTAACCATGGGAGCCTATCTTGCAGTCATGCAGGCGCTTGGTGTGGAGAAAGACCTAGATCTTCTCGTACAAGCTGATCCTCTGGGTCGAGAACTTCAAGACTCAGTATCGAAGACTGGTCGCCGTCTCTCGAGAAGATCTCTTGCACACTCGAGCGAGACTCTTGAAGGGGTTCAAGGGCGAGCGTCCGACCGAGTCTCACCTAGTCCTCTCGTTGAAGACTTGACAGTGCAGGAGCCGCTCCGCTCTGTGGCTCCGCGAGTAGCGGGGCTGCATGAGACGGCGATTGAGAAACCTCCGAAGGAAGGCCATGCCCCGAACATAACGGCCACGAGCAGGTCGACGATCAATTCGCCAGCTAGCCGGCTGCGCCAAACCACCGGAAGCTCCGCTGTCGAGCAGATCCGCCAGGCACTGGAGAACTCTCCGATCGAGCAGCTCAAGAGAGCGATCGAGAATTCGCCAGTTGAGCAAATGCGAAGGGCAATCGAGGACTCTCCGCTCAATCAGCTCCAGGAGGCGCTGAGAAACAGCTCCGTCGAACAACTTCGGAGGGCCATCGAAGCAATTCCTTCCGAGCAAATCTCGAGAGAGGTTAGCACTCTCGTGGAAACGCTTCGGGAGGCCTCGTTGCCAGCTCAACACCTTAGAGAAGCACTTGATGAGATGAACTCCAAGACGCAGGCGCTCAGCCATTTCGCACTCGACACGGTGAACGCACAAAGGGCTATTTCAGAGACGGAATTTACCAGCTCCAAGGACCTCGCGGCGCTGATCAGCGCTGACTTGAAAATCTCTGACGGCGAGGACCGATAGAGAGATGGCAGCGAGTATCGCGGTCTATGAGAGTTGGGATGGCAACTCGTCGCCGACTCGGCTTGGCATCCTTCATGCTAGGCGCGGATCGGGGAGAGAGGTGTTCGAATTCGCTTTTGATTTGCAAGCTCTTGCCACCGAGAACCTGACAAGAGTGCAGCTTGATCCACGGCTTGGCTTCTTTGAAGGGCCTCAGTTTCCCCCTCAAGGTCGAGAGAACTTCGGGCTATTCTGCGATTCGAGCCCTGATCGATGGGGTCGCCTGCTAATGCGGCGCAGACTCGAACGCGAGAAGCGTGCAGGACGTGTGCGTGATTCGGTGCAGCTGCACGAGTCAGATTACCTCCTAGGCGTTCACGATGCCTTTCGGGTAGGAGCGCTGCGATTTCGCTTAGATGAAGAGGGCGATTTTCTTGACAATCGCCACGGGACGGCAGCGCCACCTCTCGTGCAGCTCCGGCGGCTTGAAGAGGCTAGCCGGGCAATCGAGAGCGACGAAGAGAACACCACCGAGGAGAACGATGAGTGGCTGCGCTTGCTTATCGCCCCCGGGGGCTCCTTGGGAGGGGCTAGGCCAAAAGCGAGCGTTGTCGATGAGAAAAATCAGCTTTGGATAGCAAAGTTTCCAAGCGTTCGTGATGAGCACGATGTAGGCGCTTGGGAGTTAGTGGTCCACTCGCTGGCTGCGAGTTGTGGTTTGCGAGTCGCTGAGGGAAAGGCGAGGCGTTTCGCCAGCTCCCATCACACATTTCTCGTTAAGCGTTTCGATCGAAGGGCGTCGGGAGAGCGAATTCATTTTGCTTCGGCCATGACGTTAACTGATCATACGGACGGAGACGATGCCTCGACGGGCGCAAGCTACTTAGAGATTGCTCGCTGCATCATTGAGTCAGGTGCTCAACCCGATCAGGATCTTCGTGAACTCTGGTCACGCTTGGTGTTCAATATCCTCGTGTCCAATACGGACGATCATCTTCGGAATCATGGATTCCTGCTCGAGCCAGGCATCGGTTGGCGACTTTCCGAGGCATTCGACATGAATCCGGATCCCCGTTCGCATGGACTCAAGATCAACATAAGTGAGTCTGACAACGCATTGGATCTCGAGCTTGCGCGATCCGTAGCGAAGTACTTTCGACTGTCTGCGGCGGAGGCAAGTGAAATCGTCGAGCAGTCGCGGCGGGTTGTACGCCTATGGAAACCTACTGCTGCGAGACTGGGAATTGGATCTAGAGAGATCGATCGAATGGCGCCAGCCTTTCGCTTGGCGGACTAACAGGTCCCGCTCCCGCTCTCGGCGAACACCGTCCGCGGGTAGGTCGTGCGCGCGCTGGTCGGGGAGGCGAGGTCGAGGTCGATCGTGGCGAAAGGCTCTTCGGCGAGGGTGAGGGCGAGGAGGCGGCCGTCGGGGTCGAGGATCCAGCCGCCGCCGCCGCAGGTTCCCGTCGGATCGACCCGATTGGACGACAGGCTGTAAGCGCCGGAGCGGATGGCGGCGACGCGACCGACCGCCAGCCATTTGTCGATCGTCGCGGTGGCGGTGGCGCGCGGGGAGAGGATCGCCTGTGCGCCCTGAACGGCGTAGCCGGCGTAGGTCTCGAGCGCCCAGAGCTCGGTGCAGATGTTGACCCCAAAGGTCAGGTCGCGGGCGCGGAAGACGGGGAACAGCGGATCGCCGCGGGAGAACCAGCGCGCCTCCCAGGCGCCCGGCTCGTCGGGCAGGAAGTGTTTGCGGCGGAGGGGTGCCGGTTCTTCGCTGCCCTCTGTCCAGAGAAAGGCCTCGATGGAGGGACGGCCTGCGTGGCGGACGGGGCGGGCGCCGACGACAGCAGGAACCCCGAGCTCGGGCAGGCGCTTCAGCCAGAGGTCGCTCAGCTCCTCAACCTGTTGCAGGCGGTCGGCGTCGGGGTACTCGCTCTCCCACACCGGTTCGACGAAAGCGAGCTCCGGCAGGAGCACGAGCTCGGATGACGCGCCCACTGTGTGGCGGCAAAGCTCGGCCCATGCCGCTTCCAGATCCCAGGGCTCGTGCGGCAGCTCGGCTACGGTGACGCGCATACCCGGCCTCTCACCAGACCTGCACTCGCTTCCCGGGTGGGAGGTAGAGACGGTGGCCGGGCTGCACGTCGAAAGCCGCGTACCAGGCGTCAAGGTTGCGCACCGTGGCGATGCGATAGCCCTCGGGCGCATGAGTATCGTTGCTGGCGACTTGCTTGCGGATCGCCTCGGGAGCGATCCTGCTGCGCCAGCTGCGGGCGAAGCCGATGAAGAACTCGCGGTCGAGACGACGCACCAGTGTCGAATCGCTGGCGCGGGCGCCGAGGGATTGGCGATAGGCGTCGAAGGCGGCGGCGAGACCTCCCAGGTCGGCGAGATTCTCGGAGAGCGTCTTCCTGCCGTCGATGGCAAGGTCAGAGAACGGGCGATAGGCCGAGAACTGTTCGACCAGCGGCGCGGTCGCCGCGTCGTAACCGGTGCGGTCGGCAGCGGTCCACCAGGTGCGCCGGGCGCCGGACGCGTCGTAGTCGGCACCCAGCGTGTCGACGAAATGGCTGACCTCGTGGCCGACGATGGCGCCGATGGCACCGTAGTTGGAGGCGTCGGAGGCGTTCGGATCGAACTTGGGAGTCTGCAGCAGCGCGGCCGGGAAGTTGTAGGCGTTCTGCTGGAAGAGCAGGACCGCGCCGACGGTCTGTGGCGCGATCCACCATCTCGTTCGGTCGATCGGCTGGCCGAGGCGCGCCAGCGCCCGGGAGTAGGCGCGCTCGGCGAGGCGCTCGAAATTGCCCAGGGCGTCCTCGGGATCGACCACGAGGTCGCGGCTATCCGGGCGGCGATCGGGGTAGCCGACGCCGAACACGAGGCGGTCGAGTTTCGCCAGTGCGATCGTCCGACTCGCAGGCGACATCCAGGTCGCTGCCTCGAGGCGATGCCGGAAGGTGGCGACGACGTTGGCGACAATGCGCTCGACGCGAGCTTTCCACTCGGGCGAGAAGTAGCGATCGGTGTAGAGGCGGCCTACCTCCTCGCTCAGCGCACTGAGCGTCGCCGCCTGCGCGCGTTCGGAGGCCGGGACTTGCGCCGGCGCCGGACGCATCGCACGGGCCGCCTCGGCGAAGGCGCGCGGCAGGCGATCGGCATGACGGTCGAGCTCGCGGAACCGAAGATAGTCCTGCCATGCCGCGAGTGGCCGCGATGCGACGAGCGCCGCTGCGCCGGTGACGGCGCCGGGCTGCCAGACGACGAAGCGCTCCTGGCTCGCGAGGCCGCTGGCGGCGAAGAATGCCGGCCATTCGATACCCGGCGCGCGGCGAGAGAAGTCGTCGCGGGTCCACAGATTGTCGGAGTTGCTCTCCCTGGCTGATTCGCCGGCGGGCGAATGGCTGCTTGCGATTGCCGTCTCGAGGGCCAGCACCGATTCGGCTCTCGCCCGGGCGGCAGGCTCGCGGTCGAATCCGGCGAGCGCCAGAAGGCGGGCGATGTAGTCGAGGTAGCGCCCGCGCAGCGCCTGCGCCGGAGGCTCATTGGCGAGGTAGGCGTCACGGTCCTCCAGGCCGAGCCCGCCTTGGAGGAGGAACGCGACGTAGTCGGATTCGCCGTGGTTGCCCATCTCGACCGCCAGGCCGAGGAGGTGGGAGGAGTCGTAGATCCCCCAGTTGAGCGGGTCGACATCGGCGCGCATCCAGGCGCCCAACAGGCGGACGAGCGCGGCCCGGTCTTCGACCGCCGCGATCTGCGTCAATCGGGGCGCAAGGGTCGCGAGGCCGCGCCTCTCGATGGCGGCCTCGTTCAGGCAGGCCGACCGGAAGTCGGCCACCTGACGCGCGATCGAGCTCGCCGGGGACGTTCCGGTGACATCGAGAAGCGCAGCGACCTGCCGGCGGGTCCGCTCGGCGATCTCGGTGCGGGCGCTGACGCGCTCGGCGCCGGCAGGAATCGCTGTCGCCGCGAGCCAGGCGCCGTTGGCCCAGGCGAAGAAGTCGTCGCCGGGGTGGAGACTGGGGTCGACACCCGCCTCTGGAGCGTCCGCCCGAAGGGGGGCGGCGACCGAGGCGCCGATGACAACGAGACTGCCGACGAGAGCGGTGACGCGGAGAAGGGGAGCGAACTTGACCATCTCGAGATGGTAGGGGCAGAGACCTTCGCCGGTCGCGTCCGGTCGCGACAGGATTGGAGCAGTTTCGGACATTCGTGCGTCGCCGTCATCCGGCGGGTCCGTCGCAGGCGATAATGGGGCATGCCACGGCCGACCGAACCGACTCGGCAGTTGACCGCGCCGCCGCCGCTGCTCGACCTGCTGTTCGTCATCTCGCCGCACTCCCTGCTGCTCGACATCGCCGGGCCCGCCGAGGCCTTTCGCCTGGCGAACCTGCACCGCGAGCTGCGTGGCCTGCCGCCGCGATTTCGGCTGCGCTTCGCGGGACCGCTCACGACCGCGCCGACTTCCGTGGGACTCGGGCTCGCCGACCTCGAGCCGCTGCCCGAGCGCCTGGAGGCGCCGACCTGGGTCGTGCTCGTCGGGCAGCCGAGCGCCGAGCTTGGCCGGGTCACGCCGGCGATCGCCGCCACCGCGAAGTGGCTGCAGGGAGTTTTCGGCGGCGCGCTCGCTGCCGCGGGGACGCCGCATCGCCTGATCACGATCTGCTCCGGCGCGCTGCTCGCCGCGCGGGCCGGGCTCCTGGGGACGCGCCGCTGTACCACGCACCACGAGCTTCTGCCGGCGCTGCGCGCCCTTGCGCCGCGGGCACAGGTGGTGGACAACCGTGTGTTCCTGCTCGACGGACCGCTCGCCTCGAGCGCCGGGATCACCGCCGGCATCGATCTCGCCCTGCATCTCGTCGCGGAAGAGTGTGGCGAGGCGCTGGCGGCGAGCGTTGCCGAAGACATGGTCGTCTACCTCCGGCGCTCGCCCCGCGATCCGGAGCTTTCGCCCTTCCTGATCCACCGCCGCCACTTGCACGCCGCCGTCCATCGGGTGCAGGACGCCATCCTCGCCGCACCGGAGCGCGATTGGGACATGGCGGCGCTCGCCGCCGTCGGCTTCGTCACCGAGCGCCATCTCTTGCGACTCTTCCTCGATCACGCCGACGTCTCGCCGCTCGGCTACCTGCAGTCGATCCGGCTGGAGCGCGCGCGCCAGTCGCTCGAACGCGGCGCGAGTGTCACCCGTGCCGCGGAATCCGCCGGCTTCCGGTCGGACCTTCAACTGCGCCGCGCCTGGAGCCGACAGTGGGGCGGCTCGCCGCGCGATTCGGCGCGAGCGGCGAACCCCGCCACTGGGCCCGCACGCGCCGCGCGTCCCGGGCGACGCCGTTCCGGCGGGCCCCATCCGGCCGAGTGAGGTCCCACGAAACGCCCACAGCTAGTAGGCTAGAAGCTCGAAGCGGGCGCAGGAGGCCGGCGGGAGTTCGGAGGAGAGGTTGATCGAGCTGACCGGTGGGTCGCTGACGTTGGAGGAGTTCGCCGCGGTCGCTGCCGGCGGGGAGCATGTCGTCCTGACGGCTGCGGCGCGGGAGCGCGTCGCGGCGGCGCGGGCGGTGATCGAGCGTTCGGTGGCTTCGGGAGAGGCCGTCTACGGGGTCAACACCGGCTTCGGAAACCTCGCCAACGTCCGCATCGCCGACGCCGACCTCGAGACGCTGCAGGAGCGCCTGGTCCTGTCGCACGCCGCCGGTGTGGGGGAGCCCCTCCCGGACGCCGCCGTGCGCGGCATGCTGCTGCTGCGGGCGAATACGCTGGCCAAGGGGCACTCGGGGGTGCGCCCGCTGCTCATCGACAAGCTGCTGGCGCTCCTCAACCACGACCTCCTGCCCGAGGTGCCGAGCCGTGGCTCGGTGGGGGCGAGCGGTGATCTCGCACCTCTCGCCCATCTCGCGCTGCCGCTCCTCGGCCGCGGCCGGGTGCGCCGCGCCGGCCGTTTCGTTCCCGCCGCCGAGGCGCTGTTGGACGCAGGTCTCGCGCCGGTCCGCCTTGCGCCGCGCGAAGGGCTCGGGCTGGTGAACGGCACCCAGGCGATGACCTCGCTCCTGGCGCTCGCGGTGCTCGAAGCGCGGCGGCTGGTGCGCGTGGCCGATCTGGTGGGCGCGCTTGCGACCGACGCGCTGCGCGGCACCGACGCCGCCTTCGACGCCCGGATCCACGCCGTGCGGCCGCATCCCGGGCAGCTCGCCAGCGCGCGCAATCTTTGGGGACTCCTGCAGGGATCCGGCATCCGCGACTCGCACCGCACGAACGACGTGCGCGTCCAGGACCCCTATTCGCTGCGCTGCATGCCGCAGGTTCACGGCGCGGTTCGCGACACCCTGGCCGACGTCGAGCGCCGGCTGGACATCGAGATGAACTCAGCGACCGACAATCCGCTGGTCTTCGCGGCGGCAGGCGATGCGGTTTCGGGGGGCAATTTCCACGGCGAACCGATGGCGCTCGCCGCGGACTTCCTCGCCATCGCCCTCGCGGAGCTGGGCTCGATCTCGGAGCGGCGCATCGAGAAGCTCACCAACGACGCCTTTTCGGGGCTGCCGCCCTTTCTGGTTGCGAACGCCGGCCTCAACTCCGGCTTCATGATGGCGCAGGTGACCGCGGCCGCGCTGGTCTCGGAGAACAAGGTCCTCGCCCACCCGGCGAGCGTCGATTCGATCCCGACCTCGGCGGACAAGGAGGACCACGTCTCGATGGGAATGTGGGCGGCGATCAAGTGCCGGCAGATCGCCGCCAACGTGCGCCAGATCCTCGCCATCGAGTTGCTGGGCGCGGCGCAGGGGCTCGACCTGCTGCGGCCGCTGCGGTCGAGCGCGCGGCTCGAGGCCGTGCATGCCTGGGTGCGGGGCGCCGTCGCGGCCTGGGACGAAGATCGCGAAATGGCGCCCGATCTGGCGACTGCGGACCGCCTGCTCGCCAGTGACCGGATTCCTGGCCTCGAAGGGCTCGAGTAGAGTCGGAGACCGCCGTGGTACATCCACCCTGGGATTTCGTCTTCGTCGCCGCACTCGCGGCGGTGGCGACGCTCGCGGGTGTCGAGCGGGCCGGACTGCGGCGCAGCCGGACCCTGGCGTGGCTGCTCCTCCTGGCCGGGCTGGGCGTCGGATGGATCTACGTCGAAGCCGCCGGGAGGCGTGCGGCGGACGATCTCGAGCGCCTCATCTCCGCGATGGCTCCGACCTATGCGCGAGAGCTCGAGCGCATGGGCCACGCGAATCTCGACCTCGCGACGCCGCCGGACGATCCGAGCTACCTGGCGATGATCGAGGCCGAGAAGCGCTGGCTCGCGAGCAATCGGAACGTCAGCGATATCTATACCTTTCGCAGATCGGGCGACGGCACCACGGTCCTGATGGTCGACTCCGAGACCGACTACGACCACGACGGAATCTTTTCCGGTCCGCGAGAGAGCCGCACCGCGCTGGGCGAGGCCTATCCGAATCAGATACCGGCCCTGGAGCGGGCGCTCGCGGGCGAGGTCGCCTTCGAGCGCCGGCCGTTCACCGACCGCTGGGGCACCTGGATCTCGAGCTTCACCCCGATGCGCGACGAGGCCGGACGCGTCGAGGCCGTGCTCGGCGTCGACTACGACGCCTTCCTCTGGATCCGGACGATCGCGCGCCGAAGGCTGGATGCGCTGGCCGTGCTCGGGGCCGTACTGGCGGTCATTCTGATCGGGCTGATCTCGGTGGCCCGGCTCCGGCGCGCCGCCTCCGAGGCCGAGCTGCGCAGCGCCGAGCTCGCGGCGGTGAGCGACGCGGCGCTCGCCGCGAGTCGGACGAAGTCGCAGTTCCTGGCCAGCGTGAGCCACGAGCTGCGCACCCCCTTGCACGTTTTCCTGGGCATGAACGAGCTTCTGCTGAGCTCCGCGCTCGACGAGCGCCAGCGGCGCCACGCCGAGACCGCGCAGCGCTCAGCGGAGGGGCTGCTCGGCATGGTCGACGATCTGCTCGAATTCGCCCAGCTCGAGGCCGGCAAGGCGCCGATGGAGAGCTCGACCTTTCCGCTCGCCGCGCTTCTGGTCGCCGCCGTCGAGCGGCATCGCATCGCCGCCGAGCAGAAGCACCTCCGGCTCGAGCTCGAGTCGGCGCTCGACGAAGAGCTGCAGGTTACCGGTGACGACCGCCGCCTGCGGCAGATCCTCCGCCATCTGCTGGGCAATGCGGTCAAGTTCACCGACGCGGGCCAAGTGCGGGTTCGGGCCGGACTGAAGCGGACTGCCTACGGGCGCGTCGAGCTCCTGGTGGAGGTCGAAGACACCGGCATCGGCATCGCGCCCGAGCAGCGCGGCGCGATCTTCCAGCGCTTCAGCCAGCTCGACCCCTCGAACACCCGTCGCCACGGGGGCACAGGAATCGGCCTCGCCCTCTCGCGCAGCCTCGCCGAGCAGATGGGCGGCGCGATCGACTTCGAATCCGAGCCCCATCGCGGCAGCATTTTCCGCCTCCGGCTGCCTTTCCGCACGGCCCCGACCTCTTCGGGCGACAGGCCGCATACGCCGGCCCTCATGGCGCAGTGACGGCGGACCAGACGCTCGCATCGCCGGTCTCGAAGTCGTCCTCGAAGATCCAGGTCGCGTCCGGCACGTGCATCACGATGCAGTGGAAGACGCCGGCGAGGCCGACGATGTCGCTGGCATCGATGCCGAGGATCGTCTTGCCGGGAAAAGCCTGCTGGTAAATGGAGATGGCCTGCGCATTCTCGGTGAGGAATGGCGGATCGAGGTATTGCGGGACCAGTACCATCCGGTTGAAGACCACGGCATTCGTGTAGGTGAAGTGGGTACCGGAGGAGTTCCATCCCGGGGTGCGAAAGACGGTGTAACCGCGACCCTCGAGCTCGGTGACCGCATCCTCGGTGATCTGGTGCGGAGTTGTCGCCGAGGGCGGGTATTCGCCGATGATGACGACCCTGTCGCGCACCGGCAGCATCCACATGTCGATGTGCTGGGTGGAATCGAAGCTGGTGGGGAAGCCGGGGAAGATCGTCACGTCGAGGTTCTGGTACTGCGCGTAGTAGGTCTGGACATCGAGCTCACTCAGGGCGGGGTTCTCGTCGAGGATGAGATCGGTCATGAAGGCGTCGCCGTCCTGGAAGAGGTGGAAGTTGCCGCCGCCGTGAACCAGCGGTATGTCGTACTTCGGTAGCGACCAGGCGGTCGCGAAGACTCCTGGCACGGCGTTGTCGAGAGGCCGCGCGGGCCGGTTGTAGGTGTGGTCGACGATGGCGAGCTCGTTGTTCTCGAGGATGAAGCGCGGCCCGTAGTCGCGGATCCAGACCGAGTTCGAAGCGGCGGTGAGGAACTGCACCTGGGAAAGATCGGCGCCGGCGGAGGTCAGGGTCGTCGTCGCGCTCGTCTGCTGCGAGCCGTTCGCGACGACGATGGTGAC of Thermoanaerobaculia bacterium contains these proteins:
- a CDS encoding helix-turn-helix domain-containing protein, whose translation is MARRTAPVLPSTLERLRQLGSRLMLARKRRRLTAKLVAARAGMSPMTLRSLEMGGAGVTMGAYLAVMQALGVEKDLDLLVQADPLGRELQDSVSKTGRRLSRRSLAHSSETLEGVQGRASDRVSPSPLVEDLTVQEPLRSVAPRVAGLHETAIEKPPKEGHAPNITATSRSTINSPASRLRQTTGSSAVEQIRQALENSPIEQLKRAIENSPVEQMRRAIEDSPLNQLQEALRNSSVEQLRRAIEAIPSEQISREVSTLVETLREASLPAQHLREALDEMNSKTQALSHFALDTVNAQRAISETEFTSSKDLAALISADLKISDGEDR
- a CDS encoding HipA domain-containing protein, which translates into the protein MAASIAVYESWDGNSSPTRLGILHARRGSGREVFEFAFDLQALATENLTRVQLDPRLGFFEGPQFPPQGRENFGLFCDSSPDRWGRLLMRRRLEREKRAGRVRDSVQLHESDYLLGVHDAFRVGALRFRLDEEGDFLDNRHGTAAPPLVQLRRLEEASRAIESDEENTTEENDEWLRLLIAPGGSLGGARPKASVVDEKNQLWIAKFPSVRDEHDVGAWELVVHSLAASCGLRVAEGKARRFASSHHTFLVKRFDRRASGERIHFASAMTLTDHTDGDDASTGASYLEIARCIIESGAQPDQDLRELWSRLVFNILVSNTDDHLRNHGFLLEPGIGWRLSEAFDMNPDPRSHGLKINISESDNALDLELARSVAKYFRLSAAEASEIVEQSRRVVRLWKPTAARLGIGSREIDRMAPAFRLAD
- a CDS encoding carbon-nitrogen hydrolase family protein; the encoded protein is MRVTVAELPHEPWDLEAAWAELCRHTVGASSELVLLPELAFVEPVWESEYPDADRLQQVEELSDLWLKRLPELGVPAVVGARPVRHAGRPSIEAFLWTEGSEEPAPLRRKHFLPDEPGAWEARWFSRGDPLFPVFRARDLTFGVNICTELWALETYAGYAVQGAQAILSPRATATATIDKWLAVGRVAAIRSGAYSLSSNRVDPTGTCGGGGWILDPDGRLLALTLAEEPFATIDLDLASPTSARTTYPRTVFAESGSGTC
- a CDS encoding M13 family metallopeptidase → MSETAPILSRPDATGEGLCPYHLEMVKFAPLLRVTALVGSLVVIGASVAAPLRADAPEAGVDPSLHPGDDFFAWANGAWLAATAIPAGAERVSARTEIAERTRRQVAALLDVTGTSPASSIARQVADFRSACLNEAAIERRGLATLAPRLTQIAAVEDRAALVRLLGAWMRADVDPLNWGIYDSSHLLGLAVEMGNHGESDYVAFLLQGGLGLEDRDAYLANEPPAQALRGRYLDYIARLLALAGFDREPAARARAESVLALETAIASSHSPAGESARESNSDNLWTRDDFSRRAPGIEWPAFFAASGLASQERFVVWQPGAVTGAAALVASRPLAAWQDYLRFRELDRHADRLPRAFAEAARAMRPAPAQVPASERAQAATLSALSEEVGRLYTDRYFSPEWKARVERIVANVVATFRHRLEAATWMSPASRTIALAKLDRLVFGVGYPDRRPDSRDLVVDPEDALGNFERLAERAYSRALARLGQPIDRTRWWIAPQTVGAVLLFQQNAYNFPAALLQTPKFDPNASDASNYGAIGAIVGHEVSHFVDTLGADYDASGARRTWWTAADRTGYDAATAPLVEQFSAYRPFSDLAIDGRKTLSENLADLGGLAAAFDAYRQSLGARASDSTLVRRLDREFFIGFARSWRSRIAPEAIRKQVASNDTHAPEGYRIATVRNLDAWYAAFDVQPGHRLYLPPGKRVQVW
- a CDS encoding helix-turn-helix domain-containing protein, giving the protein MPRPTEPTRQLTAPPPLLDLLFVISPHSLLLDIAGPAEAFRLANLHRELRGLPPRFRLRFAGPLTTAPTSVGLGLADLEPLPERLEAPTWVVLVGQPSAELGRVTPAIAATAKWLQGVFGGALAAAGTPHRLITICSGALLAARAGLLGTRRCTTHHELLPALRALAPRAQVVDNRVFLLDGPLASSAGITAGIDLALHLVAEECGEALAASVAEDMVVYLRRSPRDPELSPFLIHRRHLHAAVHRVQDAILAAPERDWDMAALAAVGFVTERHLLRLFLDHADVSPLGYLQSIRLERARQSLERGASVTRAAESAGFRSDLQLRRAWSRQWGGSPRDSARAANPATGPARAARPGRRRSGGPHPAE
- the hutH gene encoding histidine ammonia-lyase, with product MIELTGGSLTLEEFAAVAAGGEHVVLTAAARERVAAARAVIERSVASGEAVYGVNTGFGNLANVRIADADLETLQERLVLSHAAGVGEPLPDAAVRGMLLLRANTLAKGHSGVRPLLIDKLLALLNHDLLPEVPSRGSVGASGDLAPLAHLALPLLGRGRVRRAGRFVPAAEALLDAGLAPVRLAPREGLGLVNGTQAMTSLLALAVLEARRLVRVADLVGALATDALRGTDAAFDARIHAVRPHPGQLASARNLWGLLQGSGIRDSHRTNDVRVQDPYSLRCMPQVHGAVRDTLADVERRLDIEMNSATDNPLVFAAAGDAVSGGNFHGEPMALAADFLAIALAELGSISERRIEKLTNDAFSGLPPFLVANAGLNSGFMMAQVTAAALVSENKVLAHPASVDSIPTSADKEDHVSMGMWAAIKCRQIAANVRQILAIELLGAAQGLDLLRPLRSSARLEAVHAWVRGAVAAWDEDREMAPDLATADRLLASDRIPGLEGLE
- a CDS encoding agmatine deiminase family protein, with translation MEHSSAAAPSTPLPAGLAPWEVGLPLPIATAPFAPPKGSVLTPAEYAHNEGLLLRWTSGFESALADITVAITTLDPSAIVTIVVANGSQQTSATTTLTSAGADLSQVQFLTAASNSVWIRDYGPRFILENNELAIVDHTYNRPARPLDNAVPGVFATAWSLPKYDIPLVHGGGNFHLFQDGDAFMTDLILDENPALSELDVQTYYAQYQNLDVTIFPGFPTSFDSTQHIDMWMLPVRDRVVIIGEYPPSATTPHQITEDAVTELEGRGYTVFRTPGWNSSGTHFTYTNAVVFNRMVLVPQYLDPPFLTENAQAISIYQQAFPGKTILGIDASDIVGLAGVFHCIVMHVPDATWIFEDDFETGDASVWSAVTAP